Proteins encoded within one genomic window of Amycolatopsis nigrescens CSC17Ta-90:
- a CDS encoding ATP-binding cassette domain-containing protein has product MSDSKKTLLEVRGVGKTYGSVLALRDVSAVVNAGEVTCVLGDNGAGKSTLIKILAGVHQHDAGEFEVEGEPVRFASPRDALDRGIATVYQDLAVVPLMSVWRNFFLGSEPTVGFGPFRMLDRRRGRETTKRALAEMGIDLRDVEQPVGTLSGGERQCVAIARAVHFGAKVLILDEPTAALGVKQAGVVLRYVAQARDRGLGVVLITHNPHHAFPVADRFLLLKRGAPLGAYEKSEIDIGELTRQMAGGAELEALEHELNTAADS; this is encoded by the coding sequence GTGAGTGATTCCAAGAAAACGCTGCTCGAAGTGCGCGGGGTCGGCAAGACCTACGGCAGCGTGCTCGCGCTGCGCGATGTGTCCGCGGTGGTCAACGCGGGCGAGGTCACCTGCGTGCTCGGCGACAACGGGGCCGGCAAGTCGACCCTGATCAAGATACTGGCCGGGGTGCACCAGCACGACGCCGGCGAGTTCGAGGTGGAGGGCGAGCCGGTCCGGTTCGCCTCGCCCCGGGATGCGCTGGACCGCGGGATCGCCACGGTGTACCAGGATCTCGCGGTGGTGCCGCTGATGAGCGTTTGGCGCAACTTCTTCCTCGGCTCGGAACCCACCGTCGGCTTCGGCCCGTTCCGGATGCTGGACCGGCGCAGGGGCAGGGAGACCACCAAGCGGGCGCTCGCCGAGATGGGCATCGACCTGCGGGACGTCGAGCAGCCGGTGGGCACGCTCTCCGGTGGTGAGCGGCAATGCGTGGCGATCGCCAGGGCGGTGCACTTCGGCGCCAAGGTGCTGATCCTGGACGAGCCGACCGCCGCACTCGGCGTCAAACAGGCCGGGGTGGTGCTCAGGTACGTGGCACAGGCGCGGGACCGCGGGCTCGGCGTCGTGCTGATCACGCACAACCCGCACCACGCCTTCCCGGTGGCCGACCGGTTCCTGCTGCTCAAGCGGGGCGCGCCGCTGGGGGCCTACGAGAAGTCCGAGATCGACATCGGCGAGCTGACCCGGCAGATGGCCGGCGGCGCCGAACTCGAGGCGCTGGAGCACGAGCTGAACACGGCGGCGGATTCCTGA
- the iolC gene encoding 5-dehydro-2-deoxygluconokinase: protein MAGEALEALTVGRVGVDLYPEQSGVPLAEVRSFAKSLGGTATNVAVAAARLGRRSAVLTKVGPDGFGDYVRQALAGFGVSPAHVSTAADLQTPVVFCALDPPADPPLLFYRSPIAPDLTLTDADVPWDVVAAVPLLWVTGTGVCTEPARGTQRRMLAHRSRRAHTVLDLDYRPMFWPDKATARAEIGWMLDHVTVAVGNRAEVEVAVGTADPDEAARRMLARGVSLAVIKKGADGVLVATPEGSWTVPPRPVEVVCGLGAGDGFGGALIHGLLSGWDPVRIARHANAAGALVASRLACADAMPTAEEIEELL from the coding sequence ATGGCAGGGGAGGCACTCGAAGCGCTCACCGTCGGCAGGGTCGGGGTCGACCTCTACCCGGAGCAGAGCGGGGTGCCGCTGGCCGAGGTGCGCAGCTTCGCCAAGTCGCTCGGCGGCACCGCGACCAACGTCGCGGTCGCCGCCGCGCGGCTCGGCCGCCGCTCGGCGGTGCTGACGAAGGTCGGCCCGGACGGTTTCGGCGACTACGTCCGGCAGGCGCTGGCCGGCTTCGGGGTCTCCCCCGCGCACGTCTCGACCGCCGCGGACCTGCAGACGCCGGTGGTGTTCTGCGCGCTCGACCCGCCGGCCGACCCGCCGCTGCTGTTCTACCGCTCCCCCATCGCGCCGGACCTCACCCTCACCGACGCGGACGTGCCGTGGGACGTGGTGGCCGCGGTGCCGCTGCTCTGGGTCACCGGCACCGGGGTCTGCACCGAACCCGCGCGCGGCACCCAGCGCCGGATGCTGGCGCACCGCTCGCGGCGCGCGCACACCGTGCTGGACCTGGACTACCGGCCGATGTTCTGGCCGGACAAGGCGACCGCCCGCGCGGAGATCGGCTGGATGCTCGACCACGTCACGGTCGCGGTCGGCAACCGGGCCGAGGTGGAGGTGGCGGTGGGCACCGCGGACCCGGACGAGGCCGCGCGCCGGATGCTGGCCAGGGGCGTCTCGCTGGCGGTGATCAAGAAGGGCGCGGACGGGGTGCTGGTGGCGACGCCCGAGGGCTCGTGGACCGTGCCCCCGCGGCCGGTGGAGGTGGTCTGCGGGCTCGGTGCCGGGGACGGTTTCGGCGGCGCGCTGATCCACGGGCTGCTGTCGGGCTGGGACCCGGTCCGGATCGCCCGCCACGCCAACGCGGCCGGCGCGCTGGTCGCGTCCAGGCTGGCCTGCGCGGACGCGATGCCGACCGCCGAAGAGATCGAGGAGCTGCTGTGA
- the iolD gene encoding 3D-(3,5/4)-trihydroxycyclohexane-1,2-dione acylhydrolase (decyclizing): MKLTTAQALVRWLLAQRSETLAGQEVPLFPGVFAIFGHGNVLGLGSALEEYRELLPVWRGQTEQGMALAAVGYAKAAQRRQVGVVTSSIGPGALNMVTAAGVAHANRLPLLLLPGDTFTSRAPDPVLQQVEHFGDPGATVNDAFRAVSRYFDRITRPEQLIATLPQVARVLTDPAGTGPVTLALPQDVQVETFDFPDALFEPMPHRVPRPRADPRELAGAAEVLRSAARPLLVLGGGARYSGAAGRALRFAEEHGVPVTETTAGRTLLPHEHPLHAGPLGITGSASANALAAAADVVLAVGTRLQDFTTASWTVFSPDVRLVTLNTARFDAVKHGALAVVGDADSGLAELSGLLTGWRAGEDWSGRAAAERGRWDAHIDSLRAPGEGLPTYAQVVGAVNELSTSEDYVLTASGGMPGELVGGWRAAGLSTMDVEYGFSCMGYELAGAWGAAMARTGGIVTTLLGDGSYLMLNSELFSAAFAGHPFVAVVCDNDGYAVIARLQEGQGGKAFNNLYPDCRSEHETPPRVDFAAHAAALGCAVFPAEGLDGLRSAYRRAREAAVAQRRPAVVTIRTDPRSWTEAGAWWEVGVPEHVSGRAEYEQVKPTQLRYSRS; this comes from the coding sequence GTGAAACTCACCACCGCGCAGGCGCTGGTCCGCTGGCTGCTCGCGCAGCGCTCGGAAACCCTTGCCGGGCAAGAGGTCCCGCTGTTCCCCGGGGTGTTCGCGATCTTCGGGCACGGCAACGTGCTCGGCCTCGGCAGCGCGCTCGAGGAGTACCGCGAGCTGCTGCCGGTGTGGCGCGGCCAGACCGAGCAGGGCATGGCGCTGGCCGCGGTCGGCTACGCGAAGGCCGCGCAGCGGCGCCAGGTCGGCGTGGTCACGTCCTCGATCGGGCCGGGCGCGCTGAACATGGTCACCGCGGCCGGGGTGGCGCACGCGAACCGGCTGCCGCTGCTGTTGCTGCCCGGTGACACCTTCACCAGCCGCGCGCCGGACCCGGTGCTCCAGCAGGTCGAGCACTTCGGCGATCCCGGTGCCACGGTGAACGACGCGTTCCGCGCGGTCAGCCGGTACTTCGACCGGATCACCAGGCCGGAGCAGCTGATCGCCACCCTCCCGCAGGTGGCAAGGGTGCTCACCGACCCGGCGGGCACCGGCCCGGTGACCCTCGCGCTGCCGCAGGACGTGCAGGTGGAGACGTTCGACTTCCCGGACGCGCTGTTCGAGCCGATGCCGCACCGGGTGCCGCGCCCGCGGGCCGACCCGCGCGAGCTGGCCGGGGCCGCCGAGGTGCTGCGGTCCGCGGCCAGGCCGCTGCTGGTGCTCGGCGGCGGCGCCCGCTACTCCGGCGCGGCCGGCCGCGCCCTGCGGTTCGCCGAGGAGCACGGCGTCCCGGTGACCGAGACGACCGCGGGCCGCACCCTGCTGCCGCACGAGCATCCGCTGCACGCCGGGCCGCTGGGCATCACCGGTTCGGCGTCGGCGAACGCACTGGCCGCGGCGGCCGACGTGGTGCTGGCCGTGGGCACCCGGCTGCAGGACTTCACCACCGCGTCCTGGACGGTCTTCTCCCCCGACGTCCGGCTGGTCACCCTGAACACCGCCCGGTTCGACGCGGTGAAGCACGGCGCGCTGGCCGTGGTGGGCGACGCGGACAGCGGGCTGGCCGAGCTTTCCGGGCTGCTGACCGGCTGGCGGGCCGGCGAGGACTGGTCGGGCCGGGCGGCGGCCGAGCGCGGCCGGTGGGACGCGCACATCGACTCGCTGCGCGCACCGGGCGAAGGGCTGCCCACCTACGCGCAGGTGGTCGGCGCGGTGAACGAGCTGTCGACCTCGGAGGACTACGTGCTGACCGCGTCCGGCGGCATGCCCGGCGAGCTGGTCGGCGGCTGGCGCGCCGCCGGACTGTCCACTATGGACGTAGAGTACGGGTTCTCCTGCATGGGCTACGAGCTGGCCGGCGCCTGGGGTGCGGCGATGGCGCGCACCGGCGGGATCGTCACCACGCTGCTCGGCGACGGCTCGTACCTGATGCTGAACTCCGAGCTGTTCTCCGCCGCCTTCGCCGGCCATCCGTTCGTGGCGGTGGTCTGCGACAACGACGGCTACGCGGTGATCGCACGCCTGCAGGAGGGCCAGGGCGGCAAGGCGTTCAACAACCTGTACCCGGACTGCCGGAGCGAGCACGAGACCCCGCCGCGGGTCGACTTCGCCGCGCACGCGGCGGCGCTCGGCTGCGCGGTCTTCCCGGCCGAGGGCCTCGACGGACTCCGCTCGGCCTACCGCCGGGCCCGGGAGGCCGCGGTGGCGCAGCGCCGTCCGGCCGTGGTGACCATCCGCACCGACCCGCGCTCCTGGACCGAGGCCGGTGCCTGGTGGGAGGTCGGCGTACCCGAGCACGTCTCCGGCCGGGCCGAGTACGAGCAGGTAAAACCCACCCAGCTGCGCTACTCCCGCTCGTGA
- a CDS encoding PD40 domain-containing protein, with translation MNHRIRLLAALFGTLVLIGAAVGYTLYARGQGKDQAGTNAVPVLPGQRVTVEPGRLLFRNTAAGPDFGRLATVPLGQPGAVRQTADLRCDRFAASGDGTALCLAARPGALPPSTDVLVLDRALNVRHRLELPGTPSRARLSPDGRFAFWTLFVTGDSYAETGFSTRAGILEVNTGRLVKTIEELPLLLNGKRYFAADVNYWGITFAADGDRFYATMASRGRTHLVEAGYRRYGGRVLRENVECPALSPDGQRLAFKKRVADAAAPWRLFVLDLATMAETPLAEQRSVDDQALWQDDGTLLYALPGAGGGSDVWSVPADGSGTPRLLVPSAASPAIT, from the coding sequence ATGAACCACCGGATCAGGTTGCTGGCCGCGCTGTTCGGCACGCTCGTGCTGATCGGCGCGGCGGTGGGCTACACCTTGTACGCCAGGGGACAGGGGAAGGACCAGGCCGGCACGAACGCGGTCCCGGTGCTGCCGGGCCAGCGGGTCACCGTGGAGCCGGGCCGCCTGCTGTTCCGCAACACCGCCGCCGGCCCGGACTTCGGCAGGCTGGCGACCGTCCCGCTCGGACAGCCCGGCGCGGTCCGGCAGACCGCGGACCTGCGCTGCGACCGGTTCGCGGCGTCCGGGGACGGCACCGCGCTCTGCCTGGCCGCCCGGCCCGGCGCGCTGCCGCCGAGCACCGACGTGCTGGTGCTCGACCGCGCGCTCAACGTCCGGCACCGGCTCGAACTGCCCGGCACGCCGAGCCGCGCCAGGCTGTCGCCGGACGGCAGGTTCGCGTTCTGGACGTTGTTCGTCACCGGTGACTCCTACGCCGAGACGGGATTCTCCACGCGCGCGGGCATTCTCGAGGTGAACACCGGGCGGCTGGTCAAGACGATCGAGGAACTTCCCTTGCTGCTGAACGGAAAGCGCTACTTCGCCGCGGACGTCAACTACTGGGGCATCACCTTCGCGGCCGACGGTGACCGGTTCTACGCCACCATGGCCAGCAGGGGCCGCACCCACCTGGTCGAGGCGGGCTACCGCCGGTACGGCGGACGGGTGCTGCGGGAGAACGTGGAATGCCCAGCGCTTTCCCCGGACGGGCAGCGGCTGGCCTTCAAGAAACGCGTTGCCGATGCGGCGGCGCCGTGGCGGCTTTTCGTGCTCGACCTGGCGACGATGGCGGAGACGCCGCTGGCCGAGCAGCGGAGCGTGGACGACCAGGCCCTGTGGCAGGACGACGGCACGCTGCTGTACGCGCTGCCCGGCGCCGGCGGTGGCTCGGACGTCTGGTCCGTGCCGGCGGACGGCTCGGGCACCCCGAGACTGCTGGTGCCCAGCGCCGCCTCACCCGCCATCACCTGA
- a CDS encoding MFS transporter: MYIATSRAHQAIGGTGSTGGARRAVPANVLALGAVSLVTDISSEMVTAVLPLYLVLGLGLSPLQFGMLDGLYSGVTVLVRVAGGHLADRWRRLKAVAGFGYALSAVSKLGLLAAGGSSAAIGAVLAVDRTGKGLRTAPRDALISLSGEPGALGRSFGVHRAMDTVGAFLGPLVAMFVLWAALGSYDAVFFTSFCIASLGVLLLVLLVRDRRPPVDRAAISVRAAAGLLRGSSFRRSCGWAALLGLVTVSDSFLYLLLQRRWDLAAVYFPLLPLGTAGVFLVLAVPVGRLADRVGRWRVFLGGHVALILALLAVLGPVDGFAMAAIALVLHGVFYAATDGVLMAAAGPLLPADLRGSGLALLQTGQAGARLLSSVLFGALWTAWDLRVAVLVTACALGLVVLAAAILRPLRVPA, from the coding sequence ATGTACATCGCGACCAGCCGGGCGCACCAGGCGATCGGGGGCACGGGCAGTACCGGCGGGGCGCGGCGCGCGGTGCCGGCCAACGTGCTGGCGCTGGGCGCGGTCAGCCTGGTCACCGACATCTCGTCGGAGATGGTGACCGCGGTGCTGCCGCTGTACCTGGTGCTCGGGCTGGGGCTGAGCCCGTTGCAGTTCGGGATGCTGGACGGGCTGTACTCCGGGGTGACCGTGCTGGTCCGGGTGGCGGGCGGGCATCTGGCGGACCGGTGGCGGCGGCTGAAGGCGGTGGCCGGCTTCGGGTATGCGCTGTCCGCGGTGAGCAAGCTCGGGCTGCTGGCCGCGGGCGGGTCCAGCGCGGCGATCGGGGCGGTGCTCGCCGTGGACCGCACCGGCAAGGGGCTGCGCACGGCACCACGGGACGCGCTGATCTCGTTGAGCGGCGAACCGGGCGCGCTCGGTCGTTCGTTCGGGGTGCACCGGGCGATGGACACCGTGGGCGCGTTCCTCGGTCCGCTGGTCGCGATGTTCGTGCTGTGGGCCGCGCTGGGCAGCTACGACGCGGTCTTCTTCACCAGCTTCTGCATCGCGTCGCTCGGGGTGCTGCTGCTGGTGCTGCTCGTCCGCGACCGGCGGCCGCCAGTGGACCGCGCCGCGATCTCGGTTCGCGCGGCGGCCGGGCTGCTGCGCGGATCGTCGTTCCGCCGGAGCTGCGGCTGGGCCGCGCTGCTCGGCCTGGTCACCGTCAGCGACTCGTTCCTCTACCTGCTGCTGCAACGGCGCTGGGACCTCGCGGCGGTCTACTTTCCCTTGCTGCCACTGGGAACCGCCGGGGTGTTCCTGGTGCTGGCGGTGCCGGTGGGCAGGCTGGCCGACCGGGTGGGTCGGTGGCGGGTGTTCCTCGGCGGGCACGTCGCGCTGATCCTCGCGCTGCTCGCCGTGCTCGGGCCGGTGGACGGGTTCGCCATGGCCGCGATCGCGTTGGTGCTGCACGGCGTGTTCTACGCGGCCACCGACGGGGTGCTGATGGCGGCGGCGGGCCCGCTGCTGCCGGCGGACCTGCGGGGCAGCGGGCTGGCGCTGCTGCAGACCGGGCAGGCCGGCGCCAGGTTGCTGTCCTCGGTCCTGTTCGGCGCACTGTGGACAGCCTGGGACCTGCGGGTGGCGGTGCTGGTCACGGCGTGCGCCCTCGGCCTGGTGGTGCTGGCCGCCGCGATCCTCCGGCCGCTGCGAGTACCGGCATGA
- a CDS encoding discoidin domain-containing protein, protein MISASATAQPADVLLSKGKPVATSTVEGSGFAGGLAVDGDPRSRWASAVSADPQWIRIDLGGPSTVHRVKLSWEAAYAAKYRLEVSDDGTHWSTAREVTGGDGGTDELTGLGAHGRFARLVGTERATEYGYSLWEVEVFGTSDASGDTVAPSTPAGLKAGAVTATSAALGWSAATDNVGVTGYDVLRDGAVVATAASTAFTDSGLSPDTAYRYAVRARDAAGNVSAPGDEVTLKTTAGSGNAFVVAAAGDIADRCLASSSSCVHPKTAKLVEGMNPAAVLTMGDNQYDDAHLSDFEKYYDSTWGRFKDITHPVPGNHETYDDPPLGGYKDYFGPIATPAGKTYYSWEKGNWHFIALDSNDFAPGAMEPEQLTWLKEDLAKNTKGCVAAYYHHPRYSSGDHGDNPTVDELWQTLVDNKVDLVLNGHDHHYERFLPQNAEGQPDPAGPTQIIGGTGGMTLYDVHAAHPATAKLLSEFGVLKLNLSDTTFATQLLGLDGKTLDSSPTYSCH, encoded by the coding sequence ATGATCAGCGCGAGCGCCACCGCCCAGCCGGCCGATGTGCTGCTGTCCAAGGGAAAACCGGTGGCCACCTCCACTGTGGAGGGCAGCGGGTTCGCCGGTGGCCTCGCCGTGGACGGTGATCCCCGCAGCCGGTGGGCCAGTGCGGTCAGCGCCGATCCGCAATGGATCCGGATCGATCTCGGCGGGCCGTCCACCGTGCACCGGGTGAAGCTGAGCTGGGAAGCGGCCTACGCCGCGAAGTACCGGCTGGAGGTCTCCGACGACGGCACCCACTGGTCCACCGCGCGCGAGGTCACCGGGGGCGACGGCGGCACCGACGAACTGACCGGCCTCGGCGCGCACGGCCGTTTCGCGCGGCTCGTCGGCACCGAGCGTGCCACCGAGTACGGCTACTCGCTCTGGGAGGTCGAGGTCTTCGGCACCTCGGACGCCAGCGGTGACACGGTAGCGCCCAGCACGCCGGCCGGGCTGAAGGCCGGCGCGGTGACCGCGACCAGTGCCGCGCTCGGCTGGAGCGCGGCCACCGACAACGTCGGCGTCACCGGTTACGACGTGCTGCGCGACGGTGCGGTGGTGGCCACGGCCGCGTCGACGGCGTTCACCGACAGCGGTCTCTCGCCGGACACGGCCTACCGTTACGCGGTGCGCGCCAGGGACGCCGCCGGGAACGTTTCGGCACCCGGCGACGAAGTGACGCTGAAGACCACGGCCGGCAGTGGCAACGCTTTCGTGGTGGCCGCCGCCGGCGACATCGCCGACCGGTGCCTGGCCTCCAGTTCCAGCTGCGTGCATCCGAAGACCGCGAAACTGGTCGAGGGGATGAACCCGGCCGCCGTGCTGACCATGGGGGACAACCAGTACGACGACGCGCACCTGTCCGACTTCGAGAAGTACTACGACAGCACCTGGGGCCGGTTCAAGGACATCACGCATCCCGTGCCAGGCAACCACGAAACCTACGACGATCCCCCGCTGGGCGGGTACAAGGACTACTTCGGCCCGATCGCCACCCCCGCGGGGAAGACGTACTACAGCTGGGAAAAGGGCAACTGGCACTTCATCGCACTGGACTCCAACGACTTCGCCCCCGGCGCCATGGAGCCGGAGCAGCTCACCTGGCTCAAGGAAGATCTGGCGAAGAACACCAAGGGCTGTGTGGCCGCGTACTACCACCACCCGCGGTACTCCTCCGGTGACCACGGGGACAACCCGACCGTGGACGAGCTGTGGCAGACCTTGGTGGACAACAAGGTCGACCTGGTGCTCAACGGGCACGACCACCACTACGAGCGGTTCCTGCCGCAGAACGCCGAAGGGCAGCCGGATCCCGCCGGCCCGACCCAGATCATCGGCGGCACCGGCGGGATGACGCTGTACGACGTGCACGCCGCGCACCCGGCGACGGCGAAGCTGCTGTCGGAGTTCGGGGTGCTCAAGCTGAACCTCTCCGACACCACCTTCGCCACCCAGTTGCTCGGCCTGGACGGCAAAACCCTCGACAGCAGCCCGACCTACAGCTGCCACTGA
- a CDS encoding NAD(P)-binding domain-containing protein: METKADHETDVVVVGAGQAGLSAAYFLRRAGLPGGFVLLDHGKRAGGAWQYRWPSLVLGKVHGLHDLPGMALGEPDVRRPASEVVSEYFAAFEREFDLPVRRPVDVLSVSRGADERLLVASAAETWSARAVINATGTWDRPFWPHYPGQETFTGRQLHTADYTGAEEFRDLRVIVVGGGTSAVQLLLEIAAVTGETTWVTRRPPVFREEPFNEDWGREAVAKVDRAVRAGRPPASVVSVTDLARTPEVVRAQRDGILDRRPMFERITPDGVVWPDGSTQRADVILWATGFRAAIDHLAPLRIREPGGGIRMDGTRVVAEPRLHLVGYGPSASTIGANRAGRAAVREVRRLLQN, from the coding sequence GTGGAGACGAAGGCGGATCACGAGACCGACGTGGTGGTGGTAGGCGCCGGGCAGGCGGGGCTGTCGGCCGCCTACTTTCTGCGCCGCGCCGGGCTGCCCGGCGGCTTCGTGTTGCTGGACCACGGCAAGCGGGCCGGCGGTGCCTGGCAGTACCGCTGGCCGTCGCTGGTGCTGGGCAAGGTGCACGGGCTGCACGATCTGCCCGGGATGGCGCTCGGCGAGCCGGATGTGCGCAGGCCGGCGTCCGAGGTGGTCTCCGAGTACTTCGCCGCCTTCGAGCGCGAGTTCGACCTGCCCGTGCGGCGGCCGGTGGACGTGCTCTCGGTCAGCCGCGGTGCAGACGAGCGGCTGCTGGTGGCGAGCGCCGCGGAGACCTGGTCGGCCCGCGCGGTGATCAACGCGACCGGGACCTGGGACCGGCCGTTCTGGCCGCACTACCCCGGTCAGGAGACCTTCACCGGCAGGCAGCTGCACACCGCGGACTACACCGGGGCCGAGGAGTTCCGGGACCTGCGGGTGATCGTGGTCGGCGGCGGGACCTCGGCCGTCCAGCTGCTGCTCGAGATCGCCGCGGTCACCGGGGAGACCACCTGGGTCACCCGCCGTCCGCCGGTGTTCCGCGAGGAGCCGTTCAACGAGGACTGGGGCCGGGAGGCGGTGGCGAAGGTGGATCGCGCGGTGCGCGCCGGCAGGCCACCGGCCAGTGTGGTGAGCGTGACCGATCTGGCGCGCACGCCCGAGGTGGTCCGCGCGCAACGCGACGGCATCCTGGACCGCAGGCCGATGTTCGAGCGGATCACCCCCGACGGTGTGGTCTGGCCCGACGGCAGCACGCAGCGCGCCGACGTGATCCTGTGGGCGACCGGGTTCCGCGCCGCGATCGACCACCTGGCGCCGCTGCGGATCCGCGAGCCGGGCGGCGGCATCAGGATGGACGGCACCAGGGTGGTCGCCGAACCGCGGCTGCACCTGGTCGGCTACGGCCCGTCCGCGAGCACCATCGGCGCCAACCGGGCCGGCCGCGCCGCCGTACGCGAGGTCAGGCGGCTGCTCCAGAACTGA
- a CDS encoding SRPBCC family protein, with protein MKLEHEFTVPASLDEVWRAVLDPERVAPCMPGATLTEVDGDSFKGTVKVKLGPISLLYKGSAEFVTKDEAARKVVVKAAGKDARGAGTAAATVTLTLTEEGGSTTGKVDTDLSITGRPAQFGRGLISEVGGKLLDSFAACLSEKLAAPAAEAQEEIEPEPVAPPKPKLESVKPAEQPEAEPIDLFDYAGDSVLKRLAPVLAVAAAVFAVLALRRARRR; from the coding sequence GTGAAGCTGGAGCACGAGTTCACCGTCCCGGCGTCCCTGGACGAGGTGTGGCGGGCGGTACTCGACCCCGAGCGGGTGGCACCGTGCATGCCCGGCGCCACCCTGACCGAGGTCGACGGCGACAGTTTCAAGGGCACCGTGAAGGTCAAGCTCGGGCCGATCTCGCTGCTGTACAAGGGATCTGCCGAGTTCGTGACGAAGGACGAGGCGGCACGCAAGGTGGTCGTCAAGGCCGCCGGCAAGGACGCCAGGGGCGCCGGCACGGCGGCCGCCACGGTCACCCTCACGCTGACCGAAGAGGGCGGTTCGACCACGGGCAAGGTGGACACCGACCTGAGCATCACCGGCCGTCCCGCGCAGTTCGGCCGCGGGCTGATCTCCGAGGTGGGCGGCAAGCTCCTCGACTCCTTCGCGGCCTGTCTGTCCGAGAAGCTGGCCGCCCCGGCCGCCGAGGCGCAGGAGGAAATCGAGCCGGAGCCCGTCGCACCGCCGAAACCCAAACTGGAGAGCGTGAAACCGGCGGAGCAGCCGGAGGCCGAGCCGATCGACCTGTTCGACTACGCCGGCGACTCGGTGCTCAAGCGGCTGGCCCCGGTGCTGGCCGTGGCCGCCGCCGTGTTCGCGGTGCTCGCCCTCCGCCGCGCCCGCCGCCGCTGA
- a CDS encoding FAD binding domain-containing protein yields the protein MIPAAFDYTAPSTVDEAVRALADAGEDAKVLAGGQSLLPVLRMRLAAPTVLVDLGKVAELRGIREDGDALVIGSMTTHYEVQRDALVAEHAALLGKATDTVADPQVRHRGTFGGSIAHADPAGDLLAPALALDAEMVLAGPGGRRTVAAAEFFQDFFTTSLAADEILVEVRVPKHTGWSAHYEKFNRVAQAWSMVAVAVTVRADGGAIAEARVALTNMAATPVRATAVEQALLGQSAGSDAIRAAAEHAAEGTSPTADGNADTEYRQHLARVLTGRAVTAALSA from the coding sequence ATGATCCCCGCCGCCTTCGACTACACGGCTCCGTCCACAGTGGACGAAGCGGTCCGTGCGCTGGCCGACGCCGGCGAGGACGCCAAGGTGCTGGCCGGCGGGCAGAGCCTGCTGCCGGTGCTGCGGATGCGGCTGGCCGCGCCGACCGTCCTGGTCGACCTCGGCAAGGTGGCCGAGCTGCGCGGTATCCGTGAAGACGGCGACGCGCTGGTGATCGGCTCGATGACCACGCACTACGAGGTGCAGCGGGACGCGCTGGTCGCCGAACACGCCGCGCTGCTGGGCAAGGCGACCGACACGGTGGCCGATCCCCAGGTGCGGCACCGGGGCACCTTCGGCGGTTCGATCGCGCACGCCGACCCGGCGGGTGACCTGCTCGCCCCGGCGCTGGCGCTGGACGCCGAGATGGTGCTGGCCGGTCCTGGCGGCCGTCGCACGGTGGCCGCGGCCGAGTTCTTCCAGGACTTCTTCACCACCTCGCTGGCTGCGGACGAGATACTGGTCGAGGTGCGGGTGCCCAAGCACACCGGCTGGTCGGCGCACTACGAGAAGTTCAACCGGGTCGCACAGGCATGGTCGATGGTGGCGGTCGCGGTGACCGTGCGGGCCGACGGCGGCGCCATCGCCGAAGCCAGGGTCGCGCTGACGAACATGGCCGCGACCCCGGTCCGGGCCACCGCGGTGGAGCAGGCGCTGCTCGGTCAGTCCGCCGGTTCGGACGCCATCCGCGCCGCCGCGGAGCACGCCGCCGAGGGCACCAGCCCGACCGCGGACGGCAACGCGGACACCGAGTACCGGCAGCACCTCGCCCGCGTACTCACCGGCCGCGCCGTCACCGCCGCGCTCAGCGCCTGA